One genomic window of Mogibacterium diversum includes the following:
- the buk gene encoding butyrate kinase, whose translation MSKERILVLNLGSTSSKIAVYDDAQEVFKETIRHTQEEMAQFDDVLEQFNFRNEKVREALESNGIGVDTLTAVCSRGGNIIACPHGAIGIDQEMIDYLTRPEDTAKHASLLGSMIAFDLKKEFGIPACIYDAIGTDEMQAVARVSGVPEIPRYTVGHTLNTRAMAIKCADEVLKKPFDECTFIVAHMGGGSSIRLYHNGVNIDCVNDDEGNFSPERGGAVGCKDLVNYCFTSGNDAKTVMKKFHGAGGLKAHLGTTDAIEVEKMIDAGNEYAKVVYEAMAYEIAKDIAKLSAPVAGKVDRIILTGGVAYSKFLTDIIEGMVSWIAPVEMMPGEYEMEALAAGALRVLRGEEKLQDFGEIKAAAVDRIRICKGVEPYTTPAK comes from the coding sequence ATGAGTAAGGAAAGAATTCTTGTGCTTAATCTAGGATCTACATCAAGTAAGATTGCTGTATACGATGATGCTCAGGAGGTTTTTAAGGAAACAATCAGACATACACAGGAGGAGATGGCTCAGTTCGATGATGTGCTTGAGCAGTTTAACTTCCGCAATGAGAAGGTTAGAGAGGCTCTTGAGAGCAACGGTATCGGAGTTGATACACTTACAGCAGTATGCTCGAGAGGTGGAAATATTATCGCTTGCCCTCACGGCGCTATCGGAATTGACCAGGAGATGATCGATTATCTGACGAGACCAGAGGACACAGCGAAGCATGCGTCGCTACTTGGCAGCATGATTGCTTTTGACCTCAAAAAAGAGTTTGGAATCCCTGCGTGCATCTATGATGCAATCGGAACAGATGAGATGCAGGCAGTAGCAAGAGTTTCCGGCGTTCCGGAGATTCCTCGTTACACTGTTGGACACACGTTAAACACGAGAGCGATGGCTATCAAGTGCGCTGATGAAGTGCTCAAGAAGCCATTTGATGAGTGCACATTTATCGTTGCTCACATGGGTGGCGGAAGCTCAATTAGACTTTATCACAATGGTGTAAATATCGACTGCGTAAACGACGATGAAGGAAACTTCTCACCAGAGCGTGGTGGGGCAGTAGGTTGTAAGGATCTTGTAAATTATTGCTTTACATCAGGCAATGATGCAAAGACTGTAATGAAGAAGTTCCACGGTGCAGGCGGACTCAAAGCTCATCTCGGCACTACAGATGCTATAGAGGTGGAGAAGATGATAGATGCAGGCAACGAGTATGCGAAGGTCGTATACGAGGCAATGGCATATGAAATCGCTAAGGATATCGCTAAACTATCTGCTCCAGTGGCTGGCAAGGTTGATAGAATCATCCTCACAGGCGGAGTAGCTTACTCCAAGTTCCTTACAGATATCATCGAGGGCATGGTAAGCTGGATTGCTCCAGTTGAGATGATGCCTGGCGAATACGAGATGGAAGCTTTGGCAGCTGGAGCTTTAAGAGTTCTGAGAGGCGAAGAGAAGCTTCAGGACTTCGGTGAAATCAAGGCTGCGGCAGTTGACAGAATCCGCATCTGCAAAGGTGTAGAGCCTTATACAACTCCAGCGAAGTAA